The following coding sequences lie in one Pirellulales bacterium genomic window:
- the tssI gene encoding type VI secretion system tip protein VgrG, whose product MITQESRLLEVTTPLGKDVLLLDSFSGTENMSTLYTYQLEMYSTRDWIDAKEIVGKKVSWSVMLEDQSKRKFSGYISRFGAGERESAMRMYRAEAVPWLWFLTLNTDFKAYQEKTVPEIIEEIFQKHGFKDYEIGEIREQHPKWEYCVQYNESDFNFVSRLMEQEGIFYFFRHDGDKHVMVLADSKSAYKNADQSDLVYEYTHASRLREDRITAWNHQFEFTSGKWAQTDYYFENPARAERTPSKLLQTEQPSVVQLDGNKKYEVFYYPGEYEQKPEGDPDTKARIGSEETRHDGAVASSTYRTLGVGKKFTINKHDCESEVGKSYVITSISHSASEPTRYGMGDGGLHRIDYINHFTCIPSANTFRPTRGTPKPMIHGIQSAVVVGPDGEEIWCDQYGRVKVQFFWDRYGKRDDKTSCWMRVAQPSAGKGWGTMAIPRIGQEVIVSFLEGDPDRPLITGVVYNPEQMVSYNLPQEKNKTLIKTNSTPGGNGFNEIRLDDTAGKEQFFVHAQYDMDQRILHDKREIVLNEVHTTIGSNLFEEIGGNHDRKVGGNFIEAIGKNVEEAIGENHDYIVGKNHTEQVGSNHDVSIGGAQTIRIADARDLTIGQDLNETVGGAHNETISKDHVHTVGQSTYVVSGKDRVEQSGGNHIIEAGKVLHVLAGQEVVIEAGMRLTLKGPGGFISIDPSGVTVQGMLVKINSGGSPGQGPGVPSIPAAPDPKDPQQAKEADPTKPTEADNATSGQKSTPF is encoded by the coding sequence ATGATTACGCAAGAGTCACGTCTGTTGGAGGTCACCACGCCGCTGGGCAAGGACGTGCTCCTGCTCGACTCGTTCTCCGGCACCGAGAACATGTCGACCCTCTACACCTACCAGCTCGAGATGTACTCGACCCGAGACTGGATCGACGCCAAGGAGATCGTCGGCAAAAAAGTCTCCTGGTCCGTCATGCTCGAGGACCAATCGAAGCGCAAGTTCAGCGGTTACATCAGCCGCTTCGGCGCGGGCGAGCGCGAGTCCGCCATGCGCATGTACCGCGCCGAGGCCGTCCCCTGGTTGTGGTTTCTCACCTTGAACACCGACTTCAAGGCCTACCAGGAAAAGACCGTGCCCGAGATCATCGAAGAGATCTTCCAGAAGCACGGCTTCAAGGACTACGAGATCGGCGAAATTCGCGAGCAGCATCCGAAGTGGGAGTACTGCGTCCAGTACAACGAGTCGGACTTCAACTTCGTCTCCCGACTCATGGAACAGGAGGGCATCTTCTACTTCTTTCGCCACGATGGCGACAAGCACGTTATGGTGCTGGCCGATTCGAAGAGCGCCTACAAGAACGCCGACCAGAGCGATCTCGTCTACGAATACACGCATGCGTCGCGCCTGCGCGAAGATCGCATCACGGCCTGGAACCACCAGTTCGAGTTCACCTCGGGCAAATGGGCCCAGACCGACTATTACTTCGAGAACCCCGCCCGGGCCGAGCGCACCCCCTCGAAGCTGCTACAGACCGAACAACCCAGCGTCGTGCAGCTCGACGGCAACAAGAAGTACGAGGTCTTCTACTACCCCGGCGAGTACGAGCAGAAACCCGAAGGAGACCCCGACACGAAGGCCCGCATCGGGTCGGAAGAGACGCGCCACGACGGCGCCGTCGCCTCGAGCACCTATCGCACGCTCGGCGTCGGCAAGAAATTCACGATCAACAAGCACGACTGCGAAAGCGAAGTCGGCAAGTCGTACGTCATCACGTCGATCTCGCATTCGGCCAGCGAGCCCACCAGGTACGGCATGGGAGACGGCGGCCTGCACCGCATCGACTACATCAACCACTTCACCTGCATTCCGTCGGCCAATACGTTCCGGCCCACGCGCGGCACGCCGAAGCCGATGATCCACGGCATCCAGAGCGCCGTCGTCGTCGGGCCCGACGGCGAAGAGATCTGGTGCGATCAATACGGCCGCGTCAAGGTGCAGTTCTTCTGGGATCGCTACGGCAAACGCGACGACAAGACCTCCTGCTGGATGCGCGTCGCGCAGCCCTCGGCCGGCAAGGGCTGGGGCACCATGGCCATTCCTCGCATCGGCCAGGAGGTGATCGTCAGCTTTCTCGAGGGGGATCCCGACCGCCCCCTCATCACGGGCGTGGTCTACAACCCCGAGCAAATGGTCTCCTACAACCTGCCGCAAGAAAAAAACAAAACGCTCATCAAGACCAACTCCACACCCGGGGGCAACGGCTTCAACGAGATCCGGCTCGACGACACCGCCGGCAAGGAACAGTTCTTCGTTCACGCCCAGTACGACATGGATCAGCGCATCCTGCACGACAAGCGCGAGATCGTGCTGAACGAAGTCCACACCACGATCGGCTCCAATCTCTTCGAAGAGATCGGCGGCAACCACGATCGCAAGGTCGGCGGCAACTTCATCGAGGCCATCGGCAAGAACGTCGAAGAGGCCATCGGCGAAAACCACGACTACATCGTCGGCAAGAACCACACCGAGCAGGTCGGCTCGAATCACGACGTCTCGATCGGCGGCGCTCAGACGATTCGCATCGCCGACGCGCGCGACCTGACGATCGGCCAGGATCTCAACGAAACCGTCGGCGGCGCCCACAACGAAACCATCAGCAAGGACCACGTCCACACCGTGGGGCAAAGCACCTACGTCGTCTCGGGCAAGGACCGCGTCGAACAGTCGGGCGGCAACCACATTATCGAAGCGGGCAAGGTGCTCCACGTCTTGGCCGGCCAGGAGGTCGTCATCGAGGCGGGCATGCGACTGACCCTCAAGGGTCCCGGCGGCTTCATCAGCATCGATCCCAGCGGCGTCACCGTGCAAGGCATGCTGGTCAAGATCAACAGTGGTGGCTCCCCCGGCCAAGGCCCCGGTGTCCCCAGCATCCCCGCCGCGCCCGATCCCAAAGATCCCCAACAGGCCAAAGAAGCCGATCCCACGAAGCCCACCGAGGCCGACAACGCCACCTCCGGTCAAAAGTCGACGCCGTTCTGA
- a CDS encoding sigma-54-dependent Fis family transcriptional regulator, whose amino-acid sequence MMPSSVCAGVSPERGLARGPSLFEQGWGYVLRLLRQLFSLPLPAPCELQPTFGFARHIGGRAWEAKARGVPNGADSAAPRVVEMPVGCSRWAAEMRERTTLLAPYHSSVLITGPSGTGKELLARRVHELSACAERVFVPVDCAAIGGELFASQLFGHVKGAFTGADHPALGAFRAADGGTLFLDEIGELDATLQAKLLRVLQERVVVPVGSHEGVPVNVRLVAATNRDLVDEVRRGRFRLDLYYRLAVLKLETAPLAARPEDIEPIAEQFLARLSVEHGVPGKRLSRDALARLESYAWPGNVRELLNALERAFVFTPGSTIGASSIELPQDPALDAVATFAPALAEVRGEHADAVRERRVAWPALAEIECQHIRRTLERTRHNRSAAARLLGVDRRRLMRLLSKYGLTHLRPLCPSGEA is encoded by the coding sequence ATGATGCCGTCTTCGGTTTGTGCCGGTGTGTCGCCAGAGAGAGGGCTGGCGCGCGGTCCCAGCCTGTTCGAGCAGGGTTGGGGGTACGTGCTCCGGCTGCTGCGTCAGCTATTCTCGCTGCCACTTCCTGCCCCCTGCGAACTGCAGCCGACGTTTGGCTTTGCCCGGCATATTGGTGGGCGGGCGTGGGAAGCGAAGGCAAGAGGAGTGCCGAATGGGGCAGACAGCGCCGCGCCCCGTGTGGTCGAGATGCCGGTGGGTTGCTCGCGCTGGGCGGCCGAGATGCGCGAGCGGACCACCCTGCTGGCGCCTTATCATTCGAGCGTGCTCATCACCGGACCCAGCGGCACGGGCAAGGAGCTGCTCGCGCGGCGCGTGCATGAGTTGAGCGCTTGCGCCGAGCGGGTCTTCGTACCGGTCGACTGTGCCGCGATCGGTGGCGAGCTGTTCGCCAGTCAGCTTTTTGGCCATGTGAAGGGGGCCTTCACGGGGGCCGACCATCCGGCGCTGGGGGCATTTCGGGCGGCGGACGGAGGGACGTTATTTCTCGACGAGATCGGCGAGCTCGACGCCACGCTGCAGGCCAAGTTGTTGCGCGTGCTGCAGGAACGCGTGGTCGTACCGGTCGGCAGCCACGAGGGGGTGCCGGTGAACGTGCGCCTCGTGGCGGCGACGAACCGCGATCTGGTCGATGAAGTGCGACGCGGTCGCTTTCGGCTCGACCTGTACTATCGGCTGGCAGTGCTCAAGCTCGAGACGGCACCGTTGGCCGCCCGGCCCGAGGATATCGAGCCCATCGCCGAGCAGTTTCTCGCGCGGCTGTCGGTCGAGCATGGCGTGCCCGGCAAGCGGCTCTCGCGCGACGCGCTGGCCAGACTCGAGTCGTACGCCTGGCCGGGAAACGTGCGCGAGCTGTTGAACGCGTTGGAACGGGCGTTCGTCTTCACGCCGGGCAGCACGATCGGGGCCTCGTCGATCGAGCTGCCGCAAGATCCAGCGCTCGACGCCGTAGCGACGTTCGCGCCGGCGCTTGCCGAGGTGCGCGGTGAGCATGCAGATGCGGTTCGCGAGAGGAGAGTCGCTTGGCCCGCGCTCGCCGAGATCGAGTGCCAGCACATTCGTCGTACCCTGGAGCGGACGCGGCACAATCGCAGTGCGGCCGCGCGGTTGTTGGGGGTCGACCGCCGGCGATTGATGCGTCTTCTGTCCAAGTACGGGCTGACCCATTTGCGTCCGTTGTGCCCCTCGGGCGAAGCGTGA
- a CDS encoding tetratricopeptide repeat protein, whose product MSAKNSARTRDKRLGVAPATAETWSFVPPHWHGRLGALAILVLAIIAHAAAFPGGLIWEDHELIAQNRHVNTPEGIVGIWTATDQPDYWPVDYTILWLQYRVWGPWATGYRIVNLAGHVGSAVLLWYLLKRLKVPAPWLCGAVFAVHPTTVESVAWCTQSKTIFAVFFALASLACYLRAVEIPDAQTGPGKFRLLLNRWYAAAAFLFLLAMLSKSSVVMWPLILLVVRWWQHRKITWVDVASTIPFLLIAAACGMIARWFQVNVSIGSDASLIRDDGLLSRVVLAGRVIWFYIGKDLLPIRLALVYPRFPLGVQSIWTFVPDAALLVIAGAAWYWRATWGAAVLAAGAYVVINLAPSLGLVNIYFMRFSLVSDHWQYIALPGIVALVIGGSAALLRHFQIAPTHGKVAAALVLVYLIALSIPYAAVYGAPDSEQLWLGVLEQSPDSWLGHHELARVYANRGDHHRAAQLFLESLQLNPEHALSASNLGLQYIMLNRHAEAVPVLRRSVELDPLRSDPNFFLAVALLESGQSASAIEQMKHNVQQFPGDLRSVELLTLTLATIADSALRNGPAAVSIGEQLCALSPSPPASHLHALATAYAEVGRFDEARRTATLALERANLEGNTKLAALISQRLRLFREGRPARVGH is encoded by the coding sequence ATGAGCGCGAAGAATTCCGCACGCACGCGCGACAAACGCCTCGGCGTCGCTCCGGCGACCGCCGAAACCTGGTCGTTTGTGCCACCGCACTGGCACGGCAGGTTGGGGGCGCTGGCCATCCTGGTGCTGGCGATCATCGCGCATGCGGCCGCGTTTCCCGGCGGATTGATCTGGGAAGATCACGAGCTCATCGCGCAGAACCGGCACGTCAACACGCCGGAGGGCATCGTCGGCATCTGGACGGCCACCGATCAGCCCGATTATTGGCCCGTCGACTACACGATCTTGTGGCTGCAGTATCGCGTGTGGGGGCCTTGGGCCACCGGCTACCGGATCGTGAACCTGGCCGGCCACGTCGGCAGCGCCGTCCTGCTCTGGTACCTGCTCAAGCGGCTCAAGGTCCCGGCCCCGTGGCTTTGCGGCGCCGTCTTCGCCGTTCACCCGACCACGGTCGAAAGCGTCGCCTGGTGTACGCAGTCGAAGACGATCTTTGCCGTCTTCTTCGCGCTCGCCTCGCTGGCTTGCTACCTCCGCGCCGTCGAGATCCCCGACGCGCAAACCGGTCCGGGCAAGTTTCGCCTGTTGCTGAATCGTTGGTACGCGGCAGCCGCGTTTCTGTTTCTGCTCGCGATGCTCTCCAAATCGTCGGTCGTGATGTGGCCCCTGATCCTGCTGGTGGTGCGCTGGTGGCAACACCGGAAGATCACCTGGGTCGACGTGGCGAGCACGATACCGTTCCTGCTGATCGCCGCCGCCTGCGGGATGATTGCCCGCTGGTTTCAGGTCAACGTCTCGATCGGCTCCGACGCCTCCCTGATTCGCGACGATGGGCTGCTGTCGCGCGTGGTGCTCGCCGGGCGCGTGATCTGGTTCTACATCGGCAAAGATCTGCTGCCGATTCGCCTGGCGCTCGTCTATCCCCGCTTTCCGCTCGGCGTGCAATCGATCTGGACCTTCGTGCCCGATGCCGCGCTCCTGGTCATCGCCGGCGCCGCATGGTACTGGCGCGCCACCTGGGGCGCCGCCGTGCTGGCCGCGGGGGCTTACGTCGTGATCAATCTAGCCCCCTCGCTCGGCCTGGTGAACATCTACTTCATGCGCTTTTCGCTGGTCTCCGACCACTGGCAGTACATCGCGCTGCCGGGCATCGTCGCCCTCGTCATCGGTGGCTCGGCGGCTTTGTTGCGCCACTTCCAAATAGCGCCCACGCATGGCAAAGTTGCCGCCGCGCTGGTGCTCGTCTACTTGATCGCTTTGAGCATTCCCTACGCTGCCGTCTACGGCGCCCCCGACAGCGAACAACTCTGGCTGGGCGTGCTCGAGCAAAGCCCCGATAGCTGGCTGGGCCATCACGAACTGGCGCGCGTCTACGCCAACCGGGGCGATCACCACCGCGCGGCCCAATTGTTCCTCGAATCGCTGCAACTCAATCCCGAGCACGCCCTGTCGGCCAGCAATCTTGGGCTGCAGTACATCATGCTGAACCGCCACGCCGAAGCGGTGCCGGTGTTGCGCCGTTCCGTCGAACTCGATCCGCTCCGCTCGGATCCGAACTTCTTTCTCGCTGTGGCGTTGCTCGAGTCGGGCCAAAGCGCCTCGGCTATCGAGCAAATGAAGCACAACGTCCAGCAGTTCCCCGGCGATCTCCGCTCGGTAGAATTGCTGACGCTCACGCTGGCCACGATCGCCGATTCAGCCCTGCGCAATGGTCCGGCCGCCGTCTCGATCGGCGAGCAGCTTTGCGCACTCTCCCCTTCGCCCCCCGCATCTCATCTCCACGCGTTGGCGACGGCCTATGCCGAGGTGGGCCGCTTCGACGAGGCCCGCCGCACGGCGACCCTGGCCCTCGAACGCGCGAACCTCGAAGGCAATACCAAGCTCGCCGCGCTCATCAGCCAACGCTTGCGGCTCTTCCGCGAAGGCCGGCCCGCCCGGGTCGGGCATTAA
- a CDS encoding tetratricopeptide repeat protein, whose translation MHRKSGSQRTASSPASSVAALKPVPTTANDGQRIVWGVLAIALLALVAQWPSLGGAGIWDDQIMIFDNERIHAADGLYRFWFTTEQSDYWPLSYSTHWFEYRLWGDWAPGYRLVNLLLHIACSVLVWRLSARLRIPGAWLCGAVFAVHPIALEAVAWTFQRKTVLSTALVFASLACYLKNEVDRRATSYVAALVLFTLAMLAKSAVVMWPFVLLLLAWWQRRSLTRQDLLRAAPFFAVSLVLGLIGMWFQTHKSIGAHAEIVRNDPLWARTAIAGWAAWFYLYKALLPINLAFVYPRWELAAPSLLAYLPGVAILILLALCWRQRRGFGAAPGVALGYYLLNLFPVLGFISIYFMRFSYVADHWQYLALPGIIALVIGGATQFATQRPGLHVASRLAATLVVGLLAVASFDQARVYGAPDNIPLWLDTLEKNPDCWLAHNNLARYYSDRGDYPQAMQHLREALRLDPAQRPVYLRAELAAGGDAARRGRQAEALLHFEHAVEIDPDAELAYLELGRQYFRVGRPQEALDAWRRGNARLPEAHALAAALAWALATHPDPPRRDPTTALALAEKFVAREQHRNAAELDVLAAAYAAAGRFDDAERTAAEALALARSHQQAELATAIQSRLQLYRIQRPYVSP comes from the coding sequence ATGCACCGCAAGTCTGGTTCCCAGCGAACGGCCTCCTCGCCCGCCTCGAGCGTGGCGGCGCTGAAACCGGTTCCAACGACGGCCAACGACGGCCAACGAATCGTGTGGGGCGTGCTCGCGATCGCCCTGCTGGCACTCGTGGCACAGTGGCCTTCGCTGGGCGGCGCCGGGATCTGGGACGACCAGATCATGATCTTCGACAACGAGCGCATCCACGCCGCCGATGGACTCTATCGCTTCTGGTTCACCACCGAGCAATCGGACTACTGGCCACTGAGCTACTCGACCCACTGGTTCGAGTACCGGCTGTGGGGCGATTGGGCGCCCGGCTATCGCCTGGTGAACCTGCTGCTGCACATCGCGTGCTCGGTGCTCGTGTGGCGACTCTCGGCGCGCTTGCGCATCCCAGGCGCTTGGCTCTGCGGCGCCGTGTTTGCCGTCCACCCCATCGCCCTCGAGGCCGTCGCCTGGACCTTCCAACGCAAAACGGTCCTCTCGACGGCGCTCGTCTTCGCCTCGTTGGCCTGCTATCTGAAAAACGAAGTCGATCGCCGCGCCACGAGCTACGTGGCCGCGCTGGTCCTCTTCACGCTGGCGATGCTCGCCAAGTCGGCGGTCGTCATGTGGCCCTTCGTACTCTTGCTGTTGGCCTGGTGGCAGCGGCGATCCCTGACCCGGCAAGACCTCCTGCGCGCGGCCCCTTTCTTCGCCGTTTCGCTCGTGCTTGGCCTGATCGGCATGTGGTTTCAAACGCACAAGTCGATCGGCGCGCATGCCGAGATCGTGCGCAACGATCCCCTCTGGGCTCGCACGGCCATCGCCGGCTGGGCCGCCTGGTTCTATCTGTACAAAGCGCTGCTTCCCATCAACTTGGCGTTCGTCTATCCGCGTTGGGAATTGGCGGCGCCTTCGCTGCTGGCCTACCTGCCCGGTGTGGCGATCTTGATCCTGCTGGCCCTCTGCTGGCGGCAGCGGCGCGGCTTCGGGGCAGCCCCCGGCGTTGCGCTTGGCTACTATCTTTTGAATCTCTTTCCCGTCCTCGGCTTCATCTCGATCTACTTCATGCGTTTCTCGTACGTGGCCGATCACTGGCAATACCTGGCGCTGCCGGGCATCATCGCGCTGGTGATCGGCGGCGCCACGCAGTTCGCCACACAGCGGCCGGGCCTGCACGTGGCAAGTCGCCTGGCCGCTACCCTGGTCGTCGGTCTGCTCGCGGTCGCCAGCTTCGATCAGGCCCGCGTCTATGGCGCGCCCGACAACATTCCTCTCTGGCTCGACACGCTCGAGAAGAACCCCGACTGCTGGCTCGCCCACAACAATCTTGCCCGCTATTACAGCGACCGCGGCGATTACCCCCAGGCCATGCAACACCTGCGCGAGGCCTTGCGTCTCGACCCGGCGCAACGGCCCGTCTACCTGAGGGCCGAACTGGCCGCCGGCGGCGATGCCGCGCGTCGCGGTCGACAGGCCGAAGCCTTGCTCCACTTCGAGCACGCCGTCGAGATCGATCCCGATGCCGAGCTCGCCTACCTGGAACTCGGACGGCAGTATTTCCGCGTGGGAAGGCCGCAAGAGGCGCTCGACGCCTGGCGTCGGGGAAATGCCCGTCTGCCCGAGGCCCACGCCCTGGCCGCCGCGCTCGCCTGGGCGCTCGCCACGCACCCCGACCCACCACGGCGCGATCCCACCACCGCCCTTGCGCTGGCCGAAAAATTCGTGGCCCGCGAACAGCATCGCAACGCCGCCGAACTCGACGTTCTCGCGGCCGCCTACGCAGCCGCCGGGCGCTTCGACGACGCCGAGCGCACTGCCGCCGAGGCGCTGGCACTGGCTCGATCGCACCAGCAGGCCGAATTGGCAACTGCTATCCAATCGCGTCTGCAACTCTATCGAATCCAACGACCCTACGTGTCGCCATGA
- a CDS encoding glycosyltransferase family 39 protein, whose protein sequence is MTDSHHHQPPTNNLPPVPRIALAVAIALRLAVPLIAWVCGTAPTFFHEPDTKAYLLISQSLLESGRFERAGEPEVFRTPGYPVLLLTAVALDRVEIVTIALQIALSIGTVLLAYRLAWALYQRRDIASAAAWFAACEPSAILYASKLLTETLFTFLFLAGLYLVVCYLQGGRARTLLAAGVCFAAATYTRPVGYYFALFVALLLLARLFLERELFSRRSLPAFAYLLLVVALIVPWQVRNHQQTGYAGFSSWPVNALTYYSSIVRQREPGDSLIAAMSRARFLDDVEFREAHPEQAPWTPAQRFAAQEEAAWPAFRAAPGSTFRVYLQGVAATMTDNGMTIVQGLAGPLLPHDDDAAAKAPLGHLGRVGRALVRRPAFVLIYAMLQAILLGYIGFAVWGLVANRNHGRWEALLLLAAALYLLLVSGGPFGSHRMRVPIMPLISTFAAAGLCHVKAIVERRRARRE, encoded by the coding sequence GTGACTGACTCACACCACCATCAACCACCGACGAACAATCTTCCACCAGTGCCGCGCATCGCACTCGCGGTCGCGATCGCACTGCGCCTGGCCGTGCCGCTCATCGCCTGGGTCTGCGGAACTGCTCCCACATTCTTCCACGAGCCCGACACGAAGGCCTACCTGCTCATCTCTCAAAGCCTGCTCGAGTCGGGTCGCTTCGAGCGCGCCGGAGAACCCGAGGTCTTTCGCACGCCCGGCTACCCCGTGCTGCTGCTGACGGCCGTAGCGCTCGATCGAGTCGAGATCGTGACGATCGCCCTGCAGATCGCCTTGAGCATCGGCACCGTGCTGCTGGCGTATCGGCTCGCCTGGGCACTGTACCAGCGGCGCGACATTGCCTCGGCAGCCGCCTGGTTCGCCGCCTGCGAACCATCGGCCATTCTCTACGCCTCGAAGCTGCTGACGGAGACGCTCTTCACCTTTCTCTTCCTGGCCGGCCTTTACCTAGTCGTGTGTTACCTGCAAGGCGGACGCGCGCGAACACTACTCGCGGCGGGCGTGTGCTTCGCCGCGGCCACCTATACCAGGCCGGTCGGATATTATTTCGCTCTCTTCGTCGCGCTGCTGCTTCTCGCGCGGCTCTTCCTCGAACGCGAGCTTTTCTCGCGACGCAGCCTTCCAGCGTTTGCCTATCTGCTGCTCGTCGTCGCGCTGATCGTGCCGTGGCAAGTGCGCAATCACCAGCAAACGGGATACGCCGGTTTCTCGTCCTGGCCCGTGAACGCCCTGACCTACTACAGCTCGATTGTGCGGCAGCGAGAGCCGGGCGATTCGCTCATCGCGGCCATGTCGCGGGCCCGCTTCCTCGACGACGTCGAGTTCCGCGAGGCCCATCCCGAGCAGGCCCCCTGGACACCAGCCCAACGTTTCGCCGCTCAAGAAGAGGCCGCCTGGCCCGCGTTCCGCGCGGCGCCTGGCTCGACGTTCAGGGTCTACCTCCAAGGCGTCGCGGCCACCATGACCGACAACGGCATGACGATCGTGCAGGGGCTGGCCGGCCCTCTGCTCCCGCACGACGACGATGCGGCGGCCAAGGCCCCGCTCGGCCACTTGGGGCGCGTCGGGCGTGCCCTCGTGCGCCGGCCGGCCTTCGTGCTGATTTACGCCATGCTCCAGGCGATCCTGCTCGGTTATATTGGATTTGCGGTGTGGGGCCTGGTGGCGAATCGCAACCACGGACGCTGGGAAGCTCTCCTCTTGCTGGCCGCCGCCCTCTATCTGCTGCTCGTCAGTGGAGGACCGTTCGGCTCGCACCGCATGCGCGTGCCCATCATGCCGTTGATCTCGACCTTTGCCGCGGCAGGGCTTTGCCACGTGAAAGCCATCGTCGAACGTCGCCGCGCGCGACGCGAGTAA
- a CDS encoding substrate-binding domain-containing protein has translation MPARRSLAALLALSFVVSMVSWVGCGGAASNAPAGGTAKKLRIAVIPKGTSHDFWYSVRAGVEKADAELDDVEVTWKGPVSEGDTSDQIKIIESFVADGYDGICLAPLDARALRQPVDAAIAENVPVLIFDSALEGDSGIVSYVATNNYRGGQVAAKRLAELLGGQGKVILMRYAINSQSTEEREQGFLDEIKNSPGIEILSADKYAGPDERGAIELSENLLANFGDQVNGIFCPNQSTASGMLTALRRDARGLAGKVKFVGFDAGDNIVDGLHKKEMQGAVLQDPVQMGYESVQTMVKHLRGEEVPKRIETREVLATDENVDDAEIQSLVHPESVD, from the coding sequence ATGCCCGCGCGACGCTCGCTGGCCGCGCTCTTGGCGCTCTCGTTCGTGGTGTCGATGGTTTCCTGGGTGGGTTGTGGCGGCGCTGCGAGCAACGCTCCGGCCGGTGGCACCGCGAAGAAGCTCCGCATCGCGGTCATTCCCAAGGGGACCAGCCACGACTTTTGGTACTCGGTGCGTGCCGGCGTCGAAAAGGCCGACGCCGAGCTCGACGACGTCGAGGTGACCTGGAAGGGCCCCGTCAGCGAGGGGGACACGAGCGACCAGATCAAGATCATCGAGAGTTTTGTGGCCGACGGGTACGACGGCATCTGCCTGGCGCCGCTCGACGCGCGGGCGCTGCGGCAACCGGTCGATGCGGCGATCGCCGAGAACGTGCCGGTGCTGATCTTCGATTCGGCGCTCGAGGGGGACTCGGGCATCGTCAGCTATGTGGCGACGAACAATTACCGCGGAGGTCAGGTGGCGGCGAAGCGACTGGCCGAATTGCTGGGTGGGCAGGGCAAAGTGATTCTCATGCGCTATGCGATCAACTCGCAGAGTACCGAGGAGCGCGAGCAGGGCTTTCTCGATGAGATCAAGAATTCGCCCGGCATCGAGATCCTCTCGGCCGACAAGTACGCGGGCCCCGACGAGCGTGGCGCGATCGAGTTATCGGAAAACCTGCTGGCGAATTTCGGCGACCAGGTGAACGGCATCTTCTGTCCGAATCAATCGACCGCCTCGGGGATGCTCACCGCGCTGCGGCGCGATGCACGCGGCCTGGCCGGCAAGGTGAAGTTTGTTGGCTTCGACGCGGGGGACAATATCGTCGACGGGTTGCACAAAAAGGAGATGCAGGGGGCCGTGCTACAGGACCCGGTGCAAATGGGATACGAGTCGGTGCAGACGATGGTGAAGCATCTCCGTGGCGAAGAGGTACCGAAGCGGATCGAGACCCGCGAGGTGCTGGCCACGGACGAGAACGTGGATGACGCGGAAATTCAGTCGCTGGTGCATCCCGAGTCGGTGGACTGA